ATTTTCTTTTTGAGAAATTAGGAAAAAAGTGAAGAGGTCAGAAAATGACGCGTTAATCCATTTTTTGGATGTTATTTCTTTCCCTAATTTATCTTTTCTTTGGCTTGATGATACCTACCGATGTATTTAATCTCGGAGGTGGTTTCACCGATCGAGGCACTTTCTGTCTCCCCTTTGAGTTTCGAGTAGGTTTCAGATGAAGTTCACTCAACATAACGGACCACTTTTTATCCCAACAAGTTCGTAGACATTGTAGTACATCCCAGGTACTTAGTTTAGTTCTGCTTCCTAGCTCAATATACATGGCAATTGCATAGGCGATGAGTACAATAAAAATTTGATTCCAAATTCCTTGAGGTTCATAGCTGTATAGTTTTACAAGACGTAGGTGTTGCTTCAACCATTTAAAGAATAATTCAATAAGCCATCGTTGACGATAAATATCTGCAATCTCTGTTGCACTTAAGTCAAAACAAGAGGTAGCTATTCTATATTTACGTTCTTTTTCATCCATAAACTCTACAAGTCTTATGCTTTTTTCCGTTTGTGTATACGCACTTCCTAATTGGATGATCGCGTCCCGAATAATGTGGGTGTCCGGTGGAACAGGCAGTTCTTCCTCAACCCTTAAAACCCCATGCTTTTCATTAATACGCATCACGAAGCGAACATTGTCTTCGATCC
The window above is part of the Chengkuizengella sp. SCS-71B genome. Proteins encoded here:
- a CDS encoding IS4 family transposase, whose translation is MISKENFLFPIADYRTHKLTTIKSIKLFLASQIANWENYKQISRELRTSEALQQSLDLPSISPSQLSRRIRELPTEMLEALFFEMIGKVKSKTSIACSRVGPLRILDSTSLKLPATLANWAKINHKSTQVKIHMRVLSLPNGRVIPEKAIPSTGNVNDCETMDILVEDHDTIYVMDRGYVKYAQFDQWIEDNVRFVMRINEKHGVLRVEEELPVPPDTHIIRDAIIQLGSAYTQTEKSIRLVEFMDEKERKYRIATSCFDLSATEIADIYRQRWLIELFFKWLKQHLRLVKLYSYEPQGIWNQIFIVLIAYAIAMYIELGSRTKLSTWDVLQCLRTCWDKKWSVMLSELHLKPTRNSKGRQKVPRSVKPPPRLNTSVGIIKPKKR